A single genomic interval of Camelina sativa cultivar DH55 chromosome 11, Cs, whole genome shotgun sequence harbors:
- the LOC104725150 gene encoding F-box/kelch-repeat protein At5g43190, with product MFRLRAHGKKPITITTTTTTSSTASDFLYWSPESSPTALSSPRDMDPTIWSNLPNHLLDHILSFLPFKTLISLRSISRHLRSLILSPSFLSDHSSFSLPSFLLLSHPQSFNSFPLFNPNLISWCTLPLPRSLSVTCASSLLSSSHGLLCFSRSTSSVSSLSIFNPLTRSSRSIKFPSYSFPFELLSLVTSPDGYKIFTLCPSSSAASSRSVCLYDSSDRTWRKFGGVDQVLPRGFNQDGVFYNGSLYFARSEPFLIVSVDLNDGKWTTTATGHGVFPAEDHITFARLVSDPEKKILYMVGGIGSNGICRSIKIWEFKDETESWIETETLPDIVCRKFTSVCYHNYEHVYCLWHKEMICVCCYNWPEILFFHVGRRTWHWVPKCPSLPEKWSCGFRWFSFVPSLSASV from the coding sequence ATGTTCCGACTCAGAGCTCACGGCAAGAAACCCAttaccatcaccaccaccacaaccacctCATCCACCGCCTCCGATTTCCTCTACTGGTCACCAGAATCATCCCCCACAGCTCTATCTTCTCCAAGAGACATGGATCCGACCATCTGGTCTAACTTACCAAATCACCTCCTCGACCACATCCTCTCTTTCCTCCCTTTCAAAACTCTCATCTCCTTAAGATCAATCTCACGCCATCTCCGATCTCTCATCCTCTCTCCATCTTTCCTCTCCGACcattcttccttctctctcccttctttcctcctcctctctcatcCTCAATCTTTCAACTCCTTCCCTCTCTTCAACCCAAATCTCATCTCCTGGTGCACGTTACCACTCCCTCGCTCTCTCTCAGTAACCTGCGcctcttctctcctctcttcttcccacggcctcctctgtttctcacgttccacttcctctgtttcttctctctccatcttcaatCCATTAACCAGATCCTCAAGATCTATCAAGTTCCCTAGCTACTCTTTCCCCTTTGAGCTTCTCTCTCTTGTTACCTCCCCTGACGGCTACAAAATCTTCACTCTTTGCCCATCTTCCTCCGCCGCTTCTTCAAGATCTGTTTGCCTCTACGACTCAAGTGATCGCACCTGGAGAAAGTTCGGCGGCGTTGATCAGGTCTTACCTCGTGGGTTTAATCAAGATGGAGTCTTTTACAATGGGTCTCTTTACTTCGCTAGATCCGAGCCTTTTCTAATCGTGAGCGTTGATTTAAACGACGGGAAATGGACAACAACAGCCACCGGACACGGTGTTTTTCCGGCGGAGGATCACATCACGTTTGCTAGATTGGTGAGTGATCCAGAGAAGAAGATACTGTACATGGTTGGAGGTATTGGGAGTAATGGGATTTGTAGGAGTATCAAGATTTGGGAATTTAAAGACGAGACAGAGAGTTGGATCGAAACTGAAACATTACCGGACATTGTTTGTAggaagttcacttcggtgtgtTACCATAACTACGAGCATGTGTACTGTTTGTGGCATAAGGagatgatttgtgtttgttgttacaATTGGCCTGAGATTCTGTTTTTTCATGTTGGGAGAAGGACATGGCATTGGGTTCCAAAGTGTCCTTCGCTGCCAGAGAAATGGAGCTGTGGGTTTCGTTGGTTCTCTTTTGTTCCCAGCTTGTCTGCTTCTGTTTAG